A stretch of DNA from Methanogenium sp. S4BF:
AAATCGTCCCCGAAAACAGACCAACGGGAAGGAAATAAACCCGATTGAAGAGAAATTTGAAAAAGGCCTCTGGAGCATCCGGTATATTGTACTGCTGGGTGTCCTCTTCGGCGCGCTATCGGCCATCGTACTCTTTGTGGCAGGCTCGCTTGAGATCTATTCGACGCTCGTCGATTTCATCTTCAAATCGAACGCCCATGTCGGCCACGAAGAGATCCTCATAGCGATCATCGGCGCCATCGACTTCTACCTGATAGCCCTCGTCCTGTTGATCTTCACCTTCGGCATCTATGAACTCTTCATCTCCAAAATTGATATCGCCCATGAGGAAGGGGAGTTCGGCAATATCCTTGAGGTGAAAAACCTCGATGACCTCAAAAACAAGATCGTGAAGGTCATCATCATGGTCCTCATCGTGAGTTTCTTCCAGCGGATTCTCTCGATGGAATTTTCCACCGCCTATGACATGCTTGCCATGGCAATATCCATCTGTGTCATCTGTGTGGGCGTCTACTTTTTGGGACGCCATTAACTCATTTTTCCAAAAATCAGTTCCGATTTTTTCATGCTATGGAAAGTTTCAGCACATCAGCATCCGGAAATCAGACACCTGCCCGCAAGAGAGAAAGAGAGAAACGGGCATGATGGGAACGACATCTGATCTGTGTGCAACCAGAGGTATCCTACTCTTTTTTAATCGTCCGTTTCCCATGCTGATCAGACCTTATACGACCCGGTGCCTGAGATGAATATCCCCCTAATCCGAAGAATCCTCCCGGCAGGAGTTGCAGGAACTGCCGTGATAACCGCCCCCGTCTGCGCAGCCGTCTGCCCGAAAGGCATCGGCAACTGTCCCTACCCCGGCAGATGCATGCTCTTCACGGATGCGGATGGCAACAGGCTCTGCGACTTTACGCTGACGGACGGGGGCACCACGCCGCCGGACGGTTCTGCATCCACCGGCACAGCCATCGATACCGCATCATCGGTCTCACCGGACCAGGCCCTTGCAGGCGGTGCAGACATCCTCATGGGAAGCACCGTTCTTCTCTGGGCAATGCTCTTTCTGGTCTTCAATGCCGGAATTCTCTGGTTCATGCACTCCGGGAGGGCAGGGATTTCAAGGGAACTGAATGCAGGCACCATCGCACTTTCATCCCTTATATCCCTCGGCATATCCGGCATCGCTGTGTACCTTCTGACCGGTGACGTCTCCCTCGGGTCCTCGGGAGCTGTCGTCTATATGCTCGCAGGGACCGTCCTTGCCACAGTTGTCTGGTCACGCGGCCTGATGAGCAAAAAGACAGCTTTCCTCCTGCTCGCGGTGACGACCGCATTCGGATTTGTCTTCGCAGCCCCCCTCATGCCGGTATATTTCTACGGCCTTGCGGCAGCGCTGGGGGACATCAGGGTTATCGCACCGGGCATGGCGGCCATCATCATCCTCGTGATGCTGACCTTTGTCACCGGAAGAACCTTTTGCGCCCATATCTGCCCGGTAGGGACCATTCAGGAGCTCGCATCCCGCGTGCCCGGGAGGAAATATCTGATACAGAACCGTGCGGTTCCGCAGGGAGTACGGCTGGTGGTGCTTGCCGGAGCCATCATTGGCATTCGGTATTCTGTGAATATTCCGGCATACACGGGGGTGGAGGCATTCTTTTCCTTCGCCCTGACAACAGGTGCCCTCGTCTTTGCGGCAGTCCTTGCCGTTTCGGTGGTTGTCTACCGTCCGCTCTGCCGATTCCTCTGTCCCTTCGGTGCGGTCTTTTCGGCCTGCACAGCGGCAGGAAAGACCTGCGTCACCCGGACCGAGGCTTGCATCAACTGCAGAAAATGTGAAAAGGTCTGCCCGACCGGTGAGGCGGGGCCGTGGGAAAGAAAGCCGGAATGCTATCTCTGCGGGCGCTGTATTGATGTCTGCCCCGTTGAAGGGGCACTCACCTTCACCGATCCCGTCTCCCGGGATGTAAAGGAATAAACGCCCCCGTCCGGCAGGATGAAAGACAGACACCGGGCACACACACCCCTTGAGAAAGGACTATGCACCGGGAGGGCGAGACATCTGTCGTGTGGACCCCTCCTATATTCTCCTCTTTCTGGTATTCGGCCTCGTCTTCGGCATCGCAGGGACACTCACCGTGTTTGCCGCGGGTTGTCTCCCTGTTGACCGGCGGGTGGCAGGGCCGGGGATATTTCTCTGCGGGTGTGCGGCCTCAGTCTGGTACAATCTTCAGATGCCCCCCACACCGTTTGTTCCGATACCCCTTCTCACCACAGCAACCGGATTTCTGATTCATCCGCTCTTCTTTGCAGGAGGTGCACTCGTCATATCCGGGTTCAGCAGATATATCCCATGCCTGAGAAAGGAGACGGTATTTCCTGCCCTGTTCTTTACCGGCGGCATCACCGCACTGCTGGGTGGACTGGGATTATATACCGCCCTGTCTTTACTGACAGGCAGAACTGATTTTGCGATTATTCATGCACTTCTTACCGGAATTGTCGACGCATCCATCGCTGTGGTCTTCTTTATTGGTGCATGTGAAGTCCGCACGCTGATGCAGGAGAACTGTGACCGGCGTGCGCCGGAGAGGTAAGGGAAATCCCTTCCACCGGCTGAGCAGGCAATGCGGATTTCAAAGGAGCGGGCGCACATGCCAAAAGACTGAAGTGATGGCACACTGACCACCCTGTAATGATCTCTGCCTCATCGCCTGCGTTTATTCTGGTCTTTCTGGTCTTCATGCAGGGCCTGACAACAGCTGTACTCGGCGGCATCCTCTATGCAGCCCTCTCACTGATGCCTGCCAGGGGATGGGTGAAGGCAGGTGCTGCTCTCGGATGCGCCTTCGCGGGAGCAGTAATCTTTGCTGCGATGGGAAATGTGACCGGGATGGGGCCTGCAACCATTTTTGGCGGAATTTTTCTCACCGTTGCCGGGCCGCTCATCATCCTTTCACCGATCTTCATCCTCGCAGAACGACCGGAATACACACCCTATGCAGGCATCATGACGGTGATTGCGGCACTCTTCTGTGCTGCAGCCACCGGAGGACTCATTCAGGCCCTGAACATCACCGCATTTCTGGGCGCGGGGTCACCCATGTTCCCGCCTGCCATCCTGTACCTCTTCTCCTTTGGTATCATGGGCGGCATTCATATCGTTCTCGGGGCAGAGTTCTTCATTTTCGCCTGTCTGGTTCGGCAGGGGCGGGAGGAGAAGCGTGGCAATAAAGCAGGAGAATGAGAGGGGGGGTGCCCCTGTTTTTTCCGGACAAACCAGCAACAGAGACGGGGGAGTCCCGGGAACCGCGGCACAGGAGCAGACCCCGTTACACCGCACCGGACCACTAAGACTAATAAACTATGCAGGCGAAAAATTTCGCTATGATTCGGAAAACAATTACCGTTCTCCTTTCAGCCGCATTTCTTGTTTCCATGGCTTCTGCCATGACAGGAACCGTCGGCGGCGATATCGGGTATTATAACGTGAATGCAGGAATAAGCGGAGCATCTGTTTACTTCGATAATGACTATAAGGGCGAGACAGGTGGCACGGACGGCTCACTCCTTGTCGATGTCTATGTAACAGGCACCCCGTACACCACCTACAGCGTGGAGAAGCAGGGATATGAGACCTACTCCGGCAAAATAACCCAGTACCCGTCGGCAGGCGAGATCATCCAGCTCTCCGCGACCCTCGAACAGCAGATGATCGGCGGCGACAAGGGCTACTACAAGGTTGTTACCAATGGTGTCGCGGGCGCATCCGTCTACCTCGACAACGACTATAAAGGTCTGACCGGGAATGACGGCACTCTGACCGTTGAGGTATACACCACCGGCACCCCGTACACCACCTACAAGGTAGAAAAGGCCGGGTACACCACCTATGACGGCAGGATCACGGATTATCCCGCAGAAGGCCAGATCGTCGAGCTCGACGCTACGCTGGATATGATCCCGGTGACCGCACCCGTGACCGAGCCCACACAGAGCCCCTTCCCCCTGGCAGGAGTCTTCGGACTGGCAGCACTCGGTGCAATTGTCCTTTCCCGGAAGGAATAATCCTCTTTTTTTCCTCAGTCCGGCAGGGTCAGGATTTCACAGCGAAGCGTTTGTTCCCAAAGGGCCGGTAATGCACTCCGTTTTACCCGCAGCAGCAGTGCCACATCATTCCTGCCGTCACCGCCTGCGGAGGACTGATGCTTGCCGCAGGACAACCGGCTGATCAGACCCTCCCCCGGGGCAGACTGCAAGACCATATTTCAGCAGCGACAATATCATATGAGTGACCATGACCGCAGAGAAGATCCCCATCGGAGCGTTCTCGGACGTGACACGCCTCTCGAAGAAGGCACTGTACTGTTATGAAAAGAAGGGACTCCTGGTTCCGGTGGAGCGGGACATCTGCAGCGGATACCGGTATTATTCACCCGGTCAGATTGAACGCGGCATCTGGATTGGAAGCCTCTGCAGCCTCGGGTTCACGCTGGACGAGACAGCCCGGATTCTCTCCGAAGAGGACCGGAACAGTCCGGTTGTCCAGACGCTTCTTAAAAACCGCCTCCGGGAAACACGGGTGGAGATGCAGCGGCTGTCCATGGTCGAGCGGGTCCTCGCAGCAGACGACCCGTTTGAGGAGCTGTTTAAAATGGAACTGAACAACTGGACGAAAAAAGATATCCCTCCCATCCGTGCGATGACCATCCGTGGAGAAGGGCCGTATGAAGCACTGCTCACCGAACTCATCGGCAGAATCTGTCGTGAGATGGCATCACCCGAGAACGCCAGGAACTCGGTCCGCGCCGTGGGCCCCATCGGATCGGTTTATGTCGGGGAGGACTGTGACGAGACCGGCGGTCTGGTGGAAGTGATACTGCCGGTCGCCGGTAAACTGACCATTGCAGACCCTGATGTCGAGGTAAAGACCCTGCCCGCCGTGACGGTGATCTCGGTCATCTGCAAAGGGCCCTACCGCAATCTCGGACTGGCCCACACACGGATGTATGCCTATCTGGAGGAGAACAAATTTACCTGCACCGGATCTCCCCGTGAACTCTACCTGAATGATCCGTCGGAAACGCCGGAAGAGGAACTCCTCACCGAGATCCAGTATCCGGTGGGCTGAAACAGGATAAAAACATCTTTTTTGCATCCCGTTCACCCCATCCCTTTATTACGTTATCCTGCAAGGACAGATCAGGGACTCCCGAAAGAGAGGAACAGTGATGGATCAGGAAACGCATGAGACACCGGGGCCACGGATTGAGATCGCCTCCCGGAACGTGATGATTGACAGAAAAGCAGACATCCGGCTGCGGGGATTTAAACCCCACGCCAAAGTGACCGTTACCACGGAGACGATGGATGACGACGGCAGACACTGGCAGGGAGTCGTTCCATATACCCTGAACCCGCAGGGATGTCTGGAGATTGCCTCTGCAGAATCTGACGGTGAGAGTTTTGACGAAATAGACCCATGGGAGATTTTTGACTCCATGCGCCCGGTCGATGAGCCGGACGAACCGGTACCGCTCTTTGCAAAGACAACGACCGATCCACTGCTGATTGAGATCCGGGCCCGGGCAGCCAACGGTGATTCCGCACGGGGCAGCCTGAGGCTCCATGTCTTTAACGATGCGACGACCGTCAGGGAAGAGGTCCGGGACGGCCCCCTGCAGGGCACCCTCTTCTGCCCGACAGGGGACGGGCCGTTTCCGGTGGTCATCTGTCTCGGTGGTTCGGACGGCTGGTTCACCGAGCCCCGCCCGGCACTGCTGGCATCCCACGGCATCGCCACATTCTCGGTGGCCTACTTCGGGAGAAAACCACTCACCGAAGAGCTCTGCCAGGTGCCGCTCGAGTTTTTTGACCGTGCCGTTGCCTTTCTTGAGGCATACCCTGCCGTGGATGCCAGACGGATGGGCATCTACGGCTACTCCAAGGGCGGAGAACTGGCGCTGCTTCTTGCGTCCCGCACCGAACGGGTGCGGGCGGTGGCCGCATACTCGCCGTCCTCTGTTGTCTGGCAGAGCCCGAAGGCAGGGGCGCCAAAGAGTTCCTGGACCGCAGATAAGGTGCCGCTTCCCTTCATGCCGATGCATTTCTCAGGGATGAAGCTGCTGAAGCTCATGAGCGGGCGCCCGATTGCCTTCCGTGAGGTCTATGAACAGGGCATGCAAAAACACCCGGAGAAGAGGGAGAAAACCCGGATTCCGGTCGAAAATATTCATGGTCCCGTCTTTTTGGTCTCCGGAACCGAGGATGCGGTCTGGCCCTCAGACCGGATGGCAGATGCCGTGGAGGCATCCCTGAAGGCTGCGGGCGTGCCGGTGACCCACCTGAAATACCGCGGGGCAGGCCACCTCACCACCCTTCCCGGACTGCCTGCACCGGAGATCATGGACACCCTGATTTTCGGCGGTTCGTCTTCCGAATCCTCCCGTGCGCTGGAGGATGCCTGGCAGAAGATGGTGGCATTCTTTACAGAAACCCTCTGATCCCTTCCTTTTTTAAACCGTCCCGTCCACGGACACCAGCCCGGTCCATACCGTTTCCGTCATCTGTCTGACTTCTGAAAGGCAGACCCGGAGCACCGGCGAGGGGCTCCCTGTACGGGGTGCATCTTCCTGATTCCTCCGGTGCCACAGAAAGGCTCAATACCACACCGGACAATCAGCAACCAAATCCCGTGGTGGACGGGGGGAGAAAAGAGACAATGCTGGTGATGGCCTTTAACGGAAGCCCGCGGAAAGGGTGGAATACGGCAACGCTGCTTGAACATGCATGTGAGGGGGCGGCATCGGCAGGGGCCGAAGCGCGGCTCATCCATCTTATCGATCTGGACTTCTCCGGATGCACAAGCTGTTATGCCTGCAAACGGCTGGGGGGAAACAGTTACGGGAGGTGCGCCATCGAAGACGACCTGACGCCCCTGCTTGCAGAGGTGGAGGAGGCGGATGCAGTCATCCTCGGGACGCCGATCTATCTGGGTGCAGAGAGCGGACTGATGCGCAATCTGATGGAGCGGCTCTTCTTCCCCTACATCACGTACAGCGACGGGCCAAACATCTTTCCCAGGGATGTCAGGGGAGGATTTATCTACACGATGAACATGAACAGGGAACAGCTGGCCGACATAGGCCTGCAGAGCAGGGTCGATCTGAATGAATACCTTCTGCGGGCGGTGTTCGGCGATGGGGAGTCGCTGCTCTGCTGCGACACCTATCAGTTCAGCGATTATGCCCTCTATGAGAGCAGTATATTTGACCCGGACGCGAAGGCAAAGCGGCGTGCAGAGGTCTTCCCGCAGGACTGTGAGGCCGCCTATGAAATGGGGGCCCGGCTTGTCAGGGGGGCCTGATCCACGGTATCTGTTCTTCGTAGTGCCGGACCCCGTGTGACCGGTTCCGGCAAATCGGGCACCGTTGCGGGTGAGGGGAACACAGTATATGAGGGGGAACACGAACACGAATGATACCGTGAGTATCAGACGGTTTGGCTGCCGGAGAAACAACAATGCAGCAGGCACCTCTCCCTGTGGCGTTGTAACGCTTTTTTTTGCGGGGATGCTCGTCCTCAGCCTCCTGCTCATCACCCCTGCCGCCGCCCATGTCCCCCTCACCTCCGGCGGCAATGCCCACATCGATGACGCCTTTCCCGTCGCCGACCCGACGAAGTCATGGGTGGTCTACGGAGCACTCTCCGGCGGCGGGGACGTCCGGTATTACCGGATGGATATGGAAGCGGGCGACGAGCTGCGCCTGAGCCTCTTTACGCCGGAGGGGGCGGCATCGTTCGTGCCGGGGATTGTCGTGACGGGCCCGGGACTCCCCTCCGCCGGGGCACTTCCCCCGTTTGTGGAGATGCCGCACCCCGACGGCGGGCACCATGATGAAGACCATATGAACCCCCTCACCGGGGAGCCGATGGACGATGCCGGCGGGGAAACGGCAGCCTATGGTGCGGTAGTCATCGAAGGGACGGTTCCCGCCGGAGCGGAGTTTGAACCGTTCACCCCCTCGGCCCTCTATCCGGCAGCGGGGTACTCCCATGACGTGGCCGAACCGGGTGTCTGGTACGTGGCAATCTATGCCCCGGAGACCTCCGCATCGGGCGGCAACTTCGGGCTTGCCGTCGGTTACCGGGAGGAGTTCACCCTGTCCGAGTGGCTGCTCGTCCCGTTCTCGGTTCTGGGGATCCACCGGTGGGAGGGGCAGTCGTGGATGCTCATCCTCGGGCCGCTGGCGGTGGTCATGGGGGCGGGGTTCGGACTGATTTTCCGCCGGGGCCGGCAGAACAACAGGGAAGGGATGCCCATCGACGGGCCATTCGGGTGGCTCACGGTAACCGCGGGACTCCTCTTTCTGGGGACCGGGGTGATGCTTCTTGTACAGACGCTCATCGCACTCTCAAAGGCCGGGATGACCGCAGCGGCCATCCTTCCCGCAGTCTATATTACGGCCGCCGTCCTCCTCGGAGCGGTTGCTCTCCGGGCCGGTCTGCACAGCACCGGCTGGGGAATAAAGACGGACGGGGTGCTGATGGCTGTCGTGGGAATTGTGGCGCTCGTTGTGTGGGCAGGACTTCTTATCGGCCCGGCGTGTGCGATTGCAGCAGGTGCGGGGGCGCTTGTATGGGGCAGGAAGATAACCATTTAAGCGGGATTGTCTCGAAATCAGACAATCCATCCGGTACCCTGCAGGATGGATAATCCGGTATCATTCGGTGTGGTGACATACCGTTTGATCCGATGCAGGTACGCAAAAGCAGTGAGACAAAAACATACAAAATGAGAAGTGAACGACCCCCTTATTCTGAAGACAATATCGGCACAATTCCACTTTTTTACCGCTTTCAGAACCTTTGGGAAACACCATCACAGACCACCGGTGCTGATCTGGTGCATGAGCACTCCGCATGCGTGAACATGCCGCATTACGGCACGGACAGGCGTGTCTTCGTCAGGGTCCATCGGAACCACCCTTCTTACCGTATCACGAAGACGCCTGTTTTAACGATTGCCAGATCTGTTGGGCTTTTATCGCCTCTTCATACCGGTGCAGCTGAAAGAGGGCAGTCCCTTTATTGCACCAGGCGGAGGCAAACCCCGGGTCAAGGACAGTTGCACGGTCAAAGGCAGCAAGCGCCTCTTCATAGCGGCGCAGCAAAAAGAGTGCATTGCCTTTATGATACCAGGCAGTGGTGTACTCCGAATCCAGCGCAAGTGCCCGCTCAAACACCACCAGTGCCTCATCATATCGCTTGAGGGAGTTCAGGGCACAGCCGATGTTGTGCCATGCAGATGCCATCTTCAGGGGATCTTCATCAAAAGCCCGGGTATAGGCATCCAGTGTCTCAATCTCCTCTTCATAGCGGTGCAGGAAGGAGAGAACCATTCCCTTGTTATACAGGGCATCGGCACACGAGGGAGAACGTGCAAGGGCCTGTTCATAGGATGCAAGCGCCTCCTCATACCGATGCAGGCACTCGAGAGCACACCCTTTCCTGTACCAGGCCAATGATACATCATCCCCCGTTCCATACACAATGGCCTCTTCGAATGCCGTTATGGCATCCTCATACCGGGTCTCTGCATAGAGAGCAAGTCCTTTGTTGTACCATGCAGAGGCCTTGTACGGATCGATATCGGTAGCCTCCTCAAAGGCTTTTGCGGCCTCTTCATATCGTTTCAGCTGGTAGAGTGCAATTCCCTTGTTGTAGCGGGCAGAGGCATCATATGGATCCAGCTGTGCCGCCTGTCCAAAACATGCACGTGCCTCTTCGTATCGCTGCAGTGCATTCAG
This window harbors:
- a CDS encoding acyl-CoA thioester hydrolase/BAAT C-terminal domain-containing protein; translation: MDQETHETPGPRIEIASRNVMIDRKADIRLRGFKPHAKVTVTTETMDDDGRHWQGVVPYTLNPQGCLEIASAESDGESFDEIDPWEIFDSMRPVDEPDEPVPLFAKTTTDPLLIEIRARAANGDSARGSLRLHVFNDATTVREEVRDGPLQGTLFCPTGDGPFPVVICLGGSDGWFTEPRPALLASHGIATFSVAYFGRKPLTEELCQVPLEFFDRAVAFLEAYPAVDARRMGIYGYSKGGELALLLASRTERVRAVAAYSPSSVVWQSPKAGAPKSSWTADKVPLPFMPMHFSGMKLLKLMSGRPIAFREVYEQGMQKHPEKREKTRIPVENIHGPVFLVSGTEDAVWPSDRMADAVEASLKAAGVPVTHLKYRGAGHLTTLPGLPAPEIMDTLIFGGSSSESSRALEDAWQKMVAFFTETL
- a CDS encoding YqhA family protein is translated as MDNTNRPRKQTNGKEINPIEEKFEKGLWSIRYIVLLGVLFGALSAIVLFVAGSLEIYSTLVDFIFKSNAHVGHEEILIAIIGAIDFYLIALVLLIFTFGIYELFISKIDIAHEEGEFGNILEVKNLDDLKNKIVKVIIMVLIVSFFQRILSMEFSTAYDMLAMAISICVICVGVYFLGRH
- a CDS encoding tetratricopeptide repeat protein codes for the protein MTGLRPFFSSRADGWVKEGNVLRSQERYDEAIAVYDRAIDFDRCFASAWYNKGCALNALQRYEEARACFGQAAQLDPYDASARYNKGIALYQLKRYEEAAKAFEEATDIDPYKASAWYNKGLALYAETRYEDAITAFEEAIVYGTGDDVSLAWYRKGCALECLHRYEEALASYEQALARSPSCADALYNKGMVLSFLHRYEEEIETLDAYTRAFDEDPLKMASAWHNIGCALNSLKRYDEALVVFERALALDSEYTTAWYHKGNALFLLRRYEEALAAFDRATVLDPGFASAWCNKGTALFQLHRYEEAIKAQQIWQSLKQASS
- a CDS encoding 4Fe-4S binding protein is translated as MNIPLIRRILPAGVAGTAVITAPVCAAVCPKGIGNCPYPGRCMLFTDADGNRLCDFTLTDGGTTPPDGSASTGTAIDTASSVSPDQALAGGADILMGSTVLLWAMLFLVFNAGILWFMHSGRAGISRELNAGTIALSSLISLGISGIAVYLLTGDVSLGSSGAVVYMLAGTVLATVVWSRGLMSKKTAFLLLAVTTAFGFVFAAPLMPVYFYGLAAALGDIRVIAPGMAAIIILVMLTFVTGRTFCAHICPVGTIQELASRVPGRKYLIQNRAVPQGVRLVVLAGAIIGIRYSVNIPAYTGVEAFFSFALTTGALVFAAVLAVSVVVYRPLCRFLCPFGAVFSACTAAGKTCVTRTEACINCRKCEKVCPTGEAGPWERKPECYLCGRCIDVCPVEGALTFTDPVSRDVKE
- a CDS encoding GyrI-like domain-containing protein, translated to MTAEKIPIGAFSDVTRLSKKALYCYEKKGLLVPVERDICSGYRYYSPGQIERGIWIGSLCSLGFTLDETARILSEEDRNSPVVQTLLKNRLRETRVEMQRLSMVERVLAADDPFEELFKMELNNWTKKDIPPIRAMTIRGEGPYEALLTELIGRICREMASPENARNSVRAVGPIGSVYVGEDCDETGGLVEVILPVAGKLTIADPDVEVKTLPAVTVISVICKGPYRNLGLAHTRMYAYLEENKFTCTGSPRELYLNDPSETPEEELLTEIQYPVG
- a CDS encoding flavodoxin family protein, which produces MHLPDSSGATERLNTTPDNQQPNPVVDGGRKETMLVMAFNGSPRKGWNTATLLEHACEGAASAGAEARLIHLIDLDFSGCTSCYACKRLGGNSYGRCAIEDDLTPLLAEVEEADAVILGTPIYLGAESGLMRNLMERLFFPYITYSDGPNIFPRDVRGGFIYTMNMNREQLADIGLQSRVDLNEYLLRAVFGDGESLLCCDTYQFSDYALYESSIFDPDAKAKRRAEVFPQDCEAAYEMGARLVRGA